The Haloplanus sp. GDY1 genomic sequence GTCGGATGGAGATCCTGATCTTCGGCGCCGGCAGCCTCGGGAGCCTCCTGGGGGGGCTGCTGGCGGGGGCACACGACGTGACGCTCGTGGGTCGCGACCCCCACATCGCGGCGGTCAGGGAGCGGGGGCTCCGGATCACGGGCGTCGAGGAGCGCGACGCCCGGCCGGCGGCGACGACGGACGGGCGGGATGCGAGCGCGGACCTCGCGCTCGTGACGGTCAAGGCCTACGACACCGAGGCCGCGGCCCGTGCCCTCGCGGCCGGCGACGTGAGCGTCGCGTGTTCGCTCCAGAACGGCATGGGCAACGAGGAGGTCCTCGCCACCCACCTCGACGCGCCGGTCCTCGCCGGGACGACGACCTGCGGGGCGCGACTGGCCGGCCCCGGTCACGTCGAGTGGCTGGGCCGGGGGTCGGTCACGGTCGGCCCCTGGCGGCCCGACGACGGCGTCAACGCCGCCGAGCGCGTCGTCGCGGCGTTCCGCGCGGCCGGCGTCGACGCGGCGGTGACGACCGACGCGCGGGGGCTGCTCTGGGAGAAACTGGCGATCAACGCGGGAATCAACCCCGTCACGGCGCTGGCTCGGGTGGAGAACGGGGCGCTGGCGCCGCCGGGCGACCTGTTCGACCTCGCGACGGCGGCGGGCGTGGAGGCGGCGCGGGTCGCACGCGCCGCCGGCGCGTCGCTGTCGGACTCGGCGGTGACCGAGGCCATCGCGGACGTCGCCCGCGACACGGCGCGGAACCGCTCGTCGATGCACCAGGACGTGGCGGCCGGCCGCCGGACGGAGGTCGACGCGATCAACGGCTACGTGGTCGACCGGGCGGCGGAGGAGGAGGAATCGGTCCCGGTCAACCGAACGCTCGCGACGCTGATCCGGGGGTGGGAGGCCGGCGCGGAGGTCTAAGGGGTATCGTTAATTCCCCGGCGGCCGAGTCGGGTGACGATGCCAACGGTACAGGAGATCCGGCAGGCGTCGGCGGACGGGGAACCGCTGACGATGCTGACGGCGTACGACGCGCCGACGGCTGGAATCGTCGACGCGGCCGGGATCGACGTGATTCTGGTCGGAGACAGCATGGGCAACGCCGTCCTCGGCTACGACTCGACGCTCCCGGTGACGATGGAGGAGGTGGCGAGTCACACGGGCGCGGTGGCCCGGGCGACCGAGGACGCGCTCGTCGTCGCCGACATGCCCTTTCTGAGCTACGGGACGACCGACGGCGAGGGGGTCGAGAACGCGGGGCGGCTGATCAAGGAGGCGGGAGCGAACGCGGTCAAGATCGAATCCGGTCCCCACACGGTCGGGCTGACCGAGCGGCTGGTCGACCTCGGGATCCCGGTGATGGCCCACCTCGGGTTGACGCCGCAGCGACTCAACGAGGTGGGCGGCTACACCCGACAGGGCACGACCGAGGACGAGGCCCGGGAGATCCGCGAACTCGCGCGGCGCCACGAGGAGGCAGGGGCGTTCTCGCTGGTGATCGAACACGTCCCCGACGACCTGGCCGCCGAGGTGACCGCGGATCTCGACGTGCCGGTGATCGGCATCGGGGCCGGCCCCGAGACGGACGGGCAGGTGCTCGTGTTGACTGACGTGATCGGGCTCTCGGAGTCGACGCCGCCCTTCGCCGAGGAGTTCGGCGACGTGCGTGGGGAGATCGCCGACGCGGTGGCGGCGTACCGCGACGCTGTCGAGGGCGGGGAGTTCCCCTAGTCCCCGCGGATCGCCGTCGCGAGCAGCGGGCGCATCAGCCCGACGACGGGCGCCTCGGCGCTGTCGGTCCAGACCGCGCGGTGCTTGCGGACGCCGGGCAGGTCCGTCGCGGCGTCCGCGCTGACGAGGAGGGCGTCCCCGTCGACCATGCAGACGCTCGTGACCGCGCCCGGTTCGATGGGGACCGACTCCCACCAGGTCCAGGTCTCGACCACGTCGGCGCCGTCGAGGGCGTCCCCGAGTCGGTCGCGGATCGACTCGTCCGGGGAGCCGACGGTCACCTCGACGCCGCCGTCGAGCGCGTCGACGAGGGCGCCGACCAGGTCCTCGCCGAGGAGCGCGTCGACCGCCAGGGCCAGCAACACCTCCTCGTCGGCATCGCCGACGAGCGTCGCCAGCCGCTCCGAGACGGCAGTTTCCCCCTCCATCGTCCACACCTCGCCGGCGCCGGTGGAGCGATCCGGCGACCCGAGACGGGGGAGGATGGCCCCGAGACGGTCGAGGCGGCTCCGGCACTCCTGTTCCAGCAGTTCGACGGCCTCGCGCGGCGAGACCGCCCGGAACCGGCGCGGCTTGGACTCCTGGACGCTCACGAGACCCCGGT encodes the following:
- a CDS encoding ketopantoate reductase family protein, producing MEILIFGAGSLGSLLGGLLAGAHDVTLVGRDPHIAAVRERGLRITGVEERDARPAATTDGRDASADLALVTVKAYDTEAAARALAAGDVSVACSLQNGMGNEEVLATHLDAPVLAGTTTCGARLAGPGHVEWLGRGSVTVGPWRPDDGVNAAERVVAAFRAAGVDAAVTTDARGLLWEKLAINAGINPVTALARVENGALAPPGDLFDLATAAGVEAARVARAAGASLSDSAVTEAIADVARDTARNRSSMHQDVAAGRRTEVDAINGYVVDRAAEEEESVPVNRTLATLIRGWEAGAEV
- the panB gene encoding 3-methyl-2-oxobutanoate hydroxymethyltransferase, translating into MPTVQEIRQASADGEPLTMLTAYDAPTAGIVDAAGIDVILVGDSMGNAVLGYDSTLPVTMEEVASHTGAVARATEDALVVADMPFLSYGTTDGEGVENAGRLIKEAGANAVKIESGPHTVGLTERLVDLGIPVMAHLGLTPQRLNEVGGYTRQGTTEDEAREIRELARRHEEAGAFSLVIEHVPDDLAAEVTADLDVPVIGIGAGPETDGQVLVLTDVIGLSESTPPFAEEFGDVRGEIADAVAAYRDAVEGGEFP
- a CDS encoding TrmB family transcriptional regulator, with the protein product MTQHTSSDAGTDSLVEEAVGTLRTFELTEYEAKCFVALTRLREGTAKEVSEVADVPRARIYDSMDALQDRGLVSVQESKPRRFRAVSPREAVELLEQECRSRLDRLGAILPRLGSPDRSTGAGEVWTMEGETAVSERLATLVGDADEEVLLALAVDALLGEDLVGALVDALDGGVEVTVGSPDESIRDRLGDALDGADVVETWTWWESVPIEPGAVTSVCMVDGDALLVSADAATDLPGVRKHRAVWTDSAEAPVVGLMRPLLATAIRGD